A window from Hemibagrus wyckioides isolate EC202008001 linkage group LG17, SWU_Hwy_1.0, whole genome shotgun sequence encodes these proteins:
- the tlcd5a gene encoding TLC domain-containing protein 5a isoform X2, translating to MSPASMLPLFGGASRAVSMETREREAVTDDDDGDADTGGHGHYCEATELQSHSSKMSPLVLGVGVCLAGWIALYALLCYTNGSCGYEWNCRLVTLFHGVLAVCITAYIGYVDGPWPFTYPGTKNTPLQITAMVLSLGYFIFDMAWCVYFQTEGLVMLAHHTMSILGILLTLWLGESGIESCAVIFGSEITNPLLQTRWFLKHSGRYNSFLGDLVDVLFVLLFIIMRVFVGGAMLYCELISPRPKFIIKCGGVAMYVLSWVFVADIFRFAYRKSNVKFQRWKSPAQVRTDVNGQEIKRD from the exons atgTCTCCGGCCTCTATGCTGCCTTTGTTTGGCGGAGCCTCGCGCGCCGTCTCCATGGAGACGAGAGAGCGGGAGGCGGtgacagatgatgatgatggtgatgcgGACACAGGCGGACACGGCCATTACTGCGAAGCCACCGAGCTACAAT CCCACAGCTCAAAGATGTCGCCGCTGGTTCTCGGAGTAGGTGTTTGCTTGGCTGGGTGGATCGCTCTTTATGCACTGCTGTGTTACACAAACGGCTCTTGTGGCTATGAATGGAACTGTCGGCTGGTCACACTGTTTCACGGCGTCCTAGCAGTGTGTATAACTGCATATATAGGCTACGTAGATGGACCATGGCCTTTCACCTacccag gCACGAAGAACACCCCTCTCCAAATCACAGCAATGGTGCTCAGTCTAGGTTACTTCATCTTCGACATGGCCTGGTGTGTGTACTTCCAGACTGAGGGTCTGGTAATGCTTGCCCACCACACCATGAGCATTCTGGGTATTCTGCTGACCCTGTGGTTGGGTGAATCGGGCATCGAGTCCTGTGCCGTGATCTTTGGCAGCGAGATCACCAACCCGCTGCTGCAGACCCGCTGGTTCCTGAAGCACTCTGGTCGTTACAACTCTTTCCTGGGCGACTTGGTGGACGTGCTCTTTGTGCTCTTGTTCATCATTATGCGAGTATTCGTGGGCGGTGCCATGCTGTACTGCGAGCTGATCTCACCCAGGCCAAAGTTCATTATCAAGTGTGGTGGCGTGGCCATGTATGTCTTGTCGTGGGTGTTTGTAGCTGACATTTTCCGCTTTGCATACCGTAAAAGCAACGTGAAATTCCAGCGTTGGAAAAGTCCAGCACAAGTACGTACCGATGTCAACGGCCAAGAAATTAAGAGGGACTAG
- the tlcd5a gene encoding TLC domain-containing protein 5a isoform X1, producing the protein MSPASMLPLFGGASRAVSMETREREAVTDDDDGDADTGGHGHYCEATELQCNSAHSSKMSPLVLGVGVCLAGWIALYALLCYTNGSCGYEWNCRLVTLFHGVLAVCITAYIGYVDGPWPFTYPGTKNTPLQITAMVLSLGYFIFDMAWCVYFQTEGLVMLAHHTMSILGILLTLWLGESGIESCAVIFGSEITNPLLQTRWFLKHSGRYNSFLGDLVDVLFVLLFIIMRVFVGGAMLYCELISPRPKFIIKCGGVAMYVLSWVFVADIFRFAYRKSNVKFQRWKSPAQVRTDVNGQEIKRD; encoded by the exons atgTCTCCGGCCTCTATGCTGCCTTTGTTTGGCGGAGCCTCGCGCGCCGTCTCCATGGAGACGAGAGAGCGGGAGGCGGtgacagatgatgatgatggtgatgcgGACACAGGCGGACACGGCCATTACTGCGAAGCCACCGAGCTACAATGTAATTCAG CCCACAGCTCAAAGATGTCGCCGCTGGTTCTCGGAGTAGGTGTTTGCTTGGCTGGGTGGATCGCTCTTTATGCACTGCTGTGTTACACAAACGGCTCTTGTGGCTATGAATGGAACTGTCGGCTGGTCACACTGTTTCACGGCGTCCTAGCAGTGTGTATAACTGCATATATAGGCTACGTAGATGGACCATGGCCTTTCACCTacccag gCACGAAGAACACCCCTCTCCAAATCACAGCAATGGTGCTCAGTCTAGGTTACTTCATCTTCGACATGGCCTGGTGTGTGTACTTCCAGACTGAGGGTCTGGTAATGCTTGCCCACCACACCATGAGCATTCTGGGTATTCTGCTGACCCTGTGGTTGGGTGAATCGGGCATCGAGTCCTGTGCCGTGATCTTTGGCAGCGAGATCACCAACCCGCTGCTGCAGACCCGCTGGTTCCTGAAGCACTCTGGTCGTTACAACTCTTTCCTGGGCGACTTGGTGGACGTGCTCTTTGTGCTCTTGTTCATCATTATGCGAGTATTCGTGGGCGGTGCCATGCTGTACTGCGAGCTGATCTCACCCAGGCCAAAGTTCATTATCAAGTGTGGTGGCGTGGCCATGTATGTCTTGTCGTGGGTGTTTGTAGCTGACATTTTCCGCTTTGCATACCGTAAAAGCAACGTGAAATTCCAGCGTTGGAAAAGTCCAGCACAAGTACGTACCGATGTCAACGGCCAAGAAATTAAGAGGGACTAG